From a region of the Salvelinus namaycush isolate Seneca chromosome 40, SaNama_1.0, whole genome shotgun sequence genome:
- the LOC120033551 gene encoding transformer-2 protein homolog beta-like: MSDNEKDFGERDSRSASRSVSPRGSGKSASRSLAHSPARSKDGSRHSRSKSHSRSRSKSRSRSHRSSRRHYSRSRSRSHRRRSRSRSRSGEYRRRRSHSHSPMSNRRRHIGNRANPDPNCCLGVFGLSLYTTERDLRDVFSKYGPLADVSIVYDQQSRRSRGFAFVYFEVREDANEAKDRANGMELDGRRIRVDFSITKRPHTPTPGIYMGRPTYGGGGSGGGGSSSGGGGGGGSGGPSSSSSRRSSKDYDRGGDRGGDRGGDRGYDRGYDRGCDRYDDRECYRSYRRRSPSPYYSRGAYRSRSRSRSYSPRHY; encoded by the exons ATGAGCGACAACGAAAAGGATTTTGGCGAGCGG GACTCGCGGTCCGCTTCCAGGAGTGTGAGCCCAAGGGGTTCTGGGAAGTCTGCCAGCCGCTCCCTGGCCCATTCCCCAGCCCGCTCCAAAGATGGCTCTAGACACTCCAGGTCTAAGTCCCACTCCCGATCCCGCTCCAAGTCCAG GTCTCGTTCCCATAGAAGCTCCCGCAGGCATTATTCCCGCTCTCGCTCCCGTTCGCACCGCCGCCGTTCCCGTAGCCGATCCCGAAGCGGGGAATACCGCCGCCGTCGGAGCCACAGCCACTCCCCCATGTCCAACCGCCGCAGGCACATTGGCAACCGg GCCAACCCGGACCCAAACTGCTGCCTGGGTGTGTTTGGTCTGAGCCtgtacaccacagagagagatctGAGAGACGTGTTCTCCAAGTACGGCCCCCTGGCTGACGTCAGCATCGTCTACGACCAGCAGTCACGACGCTCCCGCGGCTTCGCCTTCGTCTACTTCGAAGTCCGAGAGGACGCCAATGAG GCTAAGGACAGAGCTAATGGAATGGAGTTGGATGGACGGAGGATCAGAGTGGATTTCTCCATCACCAAACGACCACACACTCCTACCCCTGGGATATACATGGGACGGCCCACATA TGGTGGCGGTGGCAGCGGCGGCGGCGGCAGCAGCAGCGGAggcggtggaggaggaggaagtggcgGCCCCAGCTCAAGCTCATCTCGCCGTAGCTCGAAGGATTACGACCGCGGCGGTGACCGCGGCGGTGACCGCGGCGGTGACCGTGGTTACGACAGAGGTTACGACCGTGGCTGCGATCGCTATGACGACCGAGAGTGCTACAGGTCTTACAG ACGCAGGTCTCCCTCCCCATACTACAGCCGAGGGGCCTACCGGTCTCGCTCACGCTCGCGATCTTACTCCCCAC GCCACTACTGa